A genomic region of Eucalyptus grandis isolate ANBG69807.140 chromosome 5, ASM1654582v1, whole genome shotgun sequence contains the following coding sequences:
- the LOC120293419 gene encoding secreted RxLR effector protein 161-like, with amino-acid sequence MEECKSVSTPMGHKEKLQKKDGLVPADERVYRSLIGCLMYLTVTRLDIMFLVSVLSRFLNCASELHMVTAKRVLRYLRGTLSYGIKFCRVQEFKLQGYYDNDWAGSVDDMKSTSGYCFTFGSACFSWCSKKQEIVVQSTAEVEFIAATVAVNQALWLKKLMDDLHM; translated from the coding sequence ATGGAGGAGTGCAAGAGTGTGAGTACTCCAATGGGTCATAAGGAAAAGCTTCAAAAGAAGGATGGATTAGTACCTGCAGATGAAAGAGTTTATAGAAGTTTGATTGGCTGTCTTATGTATCTTACTGTAACTAGACTAGACATCATGTTTCTTGTAAGTGTCTTATCTAGATTTCTCAATTGTGCAAGTGAGTTGCATATGGTAACTGCAAAGAGGGTGTTGAGGTACTTAAGAGGTACTCTTTCATATGGGATTAAATTTTGTAGAGTTCAAGAGTTTAAGTTGCAGGGGTATTATGACAATGACTGGGCAGGATCAGTGGATGATATGAAGAGCACTTCAGGTTATTGCTTTACATTTGGGTCGGCATGTTTTTCCTGGTGTTCAAAGAAGCAGGAAATAGTGGTTCAATCAACTGCAGAAGTTGAGTTCATTGCAGCTACTGTAGCTGTGAATCAAGCATTATGGTTGAAGAAGCTGATGGATGATCTGCATATGTAG